The DNA region AAAGGTTATCCCACTAGAGAACATGTTCAAGCGGTAGAAAAATATGGAGTTGCAGAGTTTTATCGCCAAAGTTATGAGCCAATAAAAAGCATTGTAGCAAAAAAAGGGAGTGATAAATAGTGCAGATAAATGCTAATACAACTATTTTACCTACCAATATAACCTCTCAAGATTTAAAAAAAGGTTTAGAGTCTGGAAAAATTCAAGAAGTCGAAGGAAAAACGGCAGAAACTGTAGCTAATACAACTACAAATAATCTGAGTAAAGCAGGCATAGAAATGTTGACGAAAAGTTCTACTGAAACAGTGCATACGGCGGAAAATGCTGTGCGCGTCACTACTTCTGAGGGTACACAGGGACTTTTAAAGTCCTTAGAGCAATTAGTTAATTTAGAAAAATATAAGTTGCCAGAAGCTAGTAAAGAACTAATAACGGCTTTTATTAAGTCGCACACCGCAAGTAGTGAAATAAAAGATGGTTTGAGTTTAGCCATTCAATCACAAAAAGATTTGGCTAAAACATTATTAAATTTGTCGAGTGGGATTTTGACTGATTTGTTTTCTACAGAAGATTTAGCAGATACTAATGCAAATACGCAAAAACAAGTTCTGAAAAAATTTGCCCAACGCATTGAAAGCTTTTTAAAACAAGCGGAATTACCAGCTAAAGCGGAGTTGCCAGACATAGATTTAACAAAAAATCCAGAACAAAGTAGTGCTAAAGATGCTACGGTAACTACTCTGCCCAAAGAGCAACTGCCAACTTTATCAGAAAATGCTTTGTCGACAACTAAAGAAAAATTGCCAACAGAGTCTGGGAAAACTAGTTTACCGGCAGAGCAAGCCAGTAAGTTAGGGGAAGAACAACAAAAAAATCTAAAAACTGCTTTAGAGAATTTGGGGCAGAAGACAGATAGCAATAAAACTTTAGGAACGGAAAAACCTGCTCAAATATTAAATGAGTCTACTTTAAAGTTAGCTAACGAACAAAATCCCAAAAATCCGCCTAAAGCTATGGAGGCAGGCTCTGACGAGAAGGCTAGTTCCTTAACTTCTAAAAATCCAGAAGCGATATTAAAAGGCGAAGTTGTACTACCAAGTAAGTCGGCTGAGACGACAATTGCCAAAGATAAACTCTTCGAAGCAACAATTGGTAAAAATACTACGGAAACGAAAGAAAACTTTGTGGCTAAAGAAAGCTCAGCAAAAGAGTTGTTAATGGCTAAAGATGCGCAGACCACAGGCAATTTAACAAATACTAGGCAGGCGGCGGCCGATAAATATGAATTATTGCAACCTAAACTTAATAATAATTCTAATTTGGGGCAAAATAATAATGGTCAGACGCAAACTGTTACTAATTTAGTAAAAAAACTGGTTTTATTGGAAGAAACATTAAAACAAAGTAATGTTTTAAAAAATGACACTTTAGAAAAATTTTTAACCGGCAAGGCTGTTTTATCAGCAAGTGAACAAAATGAAATTGGCAGTAAGCTGAAAGAATTTTTACCGCGATTGTTAAGTCCTAAGGAAGGGCAAAGTGTGGAAAATCTAATTAAGGATATTATGAGTAAAAATAAGTTGCCAAATACTGAAGCTGGTGAAAATGCAGCGTTAACTAAACTTCTAGAAAATGCCAGTAAGCTTAATAATATTCAAAAACAAGTAGGGAATTTAACGGAGAATATTAAAGAAATGGCTAGTAGTTTAGTGAAAAATCTTAATGTTGGTTCGGAACAAACTAATAAAAGCTTACAAGGATCATTTGTGTTATTAATGAATTTAGCCGAAGACCAGCCGGCTAAACCAGTGTATGTCCACTTGTATCATGAGCGTGAGGGAAAGGCGGACAATAAACAAGAATTGCAAACACAAACTTGGTTAAAAGTTAGCTTAGACTATGAGTATTCTGGTTTGGTGACCGCGATATTTCATTTGTGGCAGGGAAATGTTTTAGATATTAAAGTTAATTTCCCCGAAGTAGAAGCGGCAGATTGCTTTAATTCTTTTGTTCCAGAAATTATTGAAAATATTAGTTCGAGTAAATTGCAATTAAATAATATAACTTTGGCAAGGTAGAGAGAATGGAAGAAAAAAGCAAAAAAAATGAACGAGTCCAAGCAGTAGCTTTACGTTATGAAGCTGAAACAGAAGGTGCGCCTAAAGTAGTTGCTAAAGGTATTGGGATTACAGCAGAAAACATTATAACTTTGGCACAACAACAAGCGATTCCAATTTACAAAAATAAACCATTGACTCAAATGTTGATGGTCTTAGAATTAGAGCAAGAAATCCCACCGGAATTGTATCAGGCGGTTGCGGAAGTTTTATCGTATGTTTACAAAACCGAACAAATTTTGGCTATGAAAAAAAGAATGCAAGGCAAGTGATCGAGTTGAATAATAAACAATTAGGAGCTCAAGGTGAAACTTGGGCTCTAGAATATTTTTTAGCGTCAGGTTACAGTTTAATAGAAAAAAATTATCGGATAAAAGCAGGAGAAATTGATTTGATTGTGGAAAATCAAGAGTGGGTAGTTTTTGTAGAAGTAAAAACGCGGCGTAATTTGCGATATGGTCGGGGCTTAGAAAGTGTAATTAACGCGAAGCAAACAATCATTAGAAAAGTGGCCGAGTACTTTTTAGCTTATAACTTTCCCAAAACTAATTTAAAGCGAATTCGTTTTGATGTTGTGGATATTTTAGTAGATGCTAATTATAAAATGGTTAAATGCGAGCATCTTCAAAATGCATTTTGATTAAAGAAAAGAGGCGAATTGTCTGATGTATACGTTTGTATATGGTGAGACTACTTTAGGATTAGAGGGCGTTTTAGTAACTGTCGAAATTGATATTTCCAATGGTTTACCGGCATTTGAGATAGTTGGACTAGCAAATATCGCCGTCAAAGAAGCGCGAGAACGTGTGCGCGCGGCGATTAAAAATAGTGGTTTTGATTTTCCAATTGCGCGGATTACGGTAAATTTAGCTCCAGCAGATTTGAAAAAAGAAGGTTCGGGTTTAGATTTAGCGATAGCTATTGGAATTCTCAAGGCGAGTGGGCAAATTACGCAAGAGCACTTGGCCAACAAAATTTTTCTGGGAGAGTTAGCTTTAAACGGGATGATTCGGGCAACTAATGGTGTGTTGTGTATGGCGATGCATGCTCAAACTCAAAAAATAGAAGAAATATACTTGGCGGGAGCTTGTGCGGCAGAGGCTTGTTTAGTTTCCGAGTTGCAAGTTTATGCGCCGGAGAATTTGAAGCAACTAGTAGAACACTTAAACCAAGTAGCAATTTTGCCAAAGGTGGAGAAATTAACTAGCAGTAGCAAAGTAAAGTCAGCTAGGTTAGATTTTGCAGATGTGCGGGGACAAATTATGGCTAAACGGGCTTTAGAAATTGCGGCCGCAGGCGGTCATAATTTGTTATTAGTTGGGCCACCAGGATCAGGTAAAACAATGCTGGCGAAACGTTTGCCGAGTATTTTGCCAGAATTATCGGAGCAAGAAGCGTTAGAAGTAACTAAAATTTATAGCGTAGCGGGCTTAATTCGTGATAATCAAGGCTTAATAAAAGAGCGGCCTTTTCGTAGTCCACACCATACTATTTCTATTGGCGGGTTGATAGGGGGCGGTAAAATTCCTAAACCTGGGGAAGTAACCTTGAGTCATAATGGAGTTTTATTTTTAGATGAAATTTTAGAATTTCCCAAGGCGGCGTTAGAAGTTTTGCGGCAACCGCTAGAAGACCGTCAGGTCAATATAGCTAGGGTGCAAGCGAGTATTGTCTACCCAGCAAACTTTTTGCTTTTAGGCTCGGCTAATCCTTGTCCCTGTGGGTTTTGTGGTTATGAAACTAGTACGCAAGTTTGTCG from Succinispira mobilis DSM 6222 includes:
- a CDS encoding EscU/YscU/HrcU family type III secretion system export apparatus switch protein, giving the protein MEEKSKKNERVQAVALRYEAETEGAPKVVAKGIGITAENIITLAQQQAIPIYKNKPLTQMLMVLELEQEIPPELYQAVAEVLSYVYKTEQILAMKKRMQGK
- a CDS encoding YifB family Mg chelatase-like AAA ATPase yields the protein MYTFVYGETTLGLEGVLVTVEIDISNGLPAFEIVGLANIAVKEARERVRAAIKNSGFDFPIARITVNLAPADLKKEGSGLDLAIAIGILKASGQITQEHLANKIFLGELALNGMIRATNGVLCMAMHAQTQKIEEIYLAGACAAEACLVSELQVYAPENLKQLVEHLNQVAILPKVEKLTSSSKVKSARLDFADVRGQIMAKRALEIAAAGGHNLLLVGPPGSGKTMLAKRLPSILPELSEQEALEVTKIYSVAGLIRDNQGLIKERPFRSPHHTISIGGLIGGGKIPKPGEVTLSHNGVLFLDEILEFPKAALEVLRQPLEDRQVNIARVQASIVYPANFLLLGSANPCPCGFCGYETSTQVCRCRPHEIEAYQKKISGPLLERLDLQVNVPRVDYQDLQGVAGESSDSIQTRVQLARSKQLQRFSGQKIYTNAQMSASQVRTYCQLDTTGKKLLQQVFTSLNLSARSYDKILKVARTIADLAEQENIQALHIAEAIQLRTNVIK
- a CDS encoding YraN family protein, translating into MNNKQLGAQGETWALEYFLASGYSLIEKNYRIKAGEIDLIVENQEWVVFVEVKTRRNLRYGRGLESVINAKQTIIRKVAEYFLAYNFPKTNLKRIRFDVVDILVDANYKMVKCEHLQNAF